The Camelus bactrianus isolate YW-2024 breed Bactrian camel chromosome 13, ASM4877302v1, whole genome shotgun sequence nucleotide sequence AGAGCTATCTGCATTTCTAAATTCGTTTTCTGTTGCCAACACATAGTAACCCACAGTGACTGAAGATGGCAGCTGAAGTGCTTCTACAACACATTAATTTTTGTCTAAATAGTCCAATTTGTCATCTTACTGTTGAAAATCTTCTTTTCACTGCATTTTACACATTTAGAAATTTGGTGAATTCAGGATCACCATCATGTAAAATGAAGAGCAATGTTTTCAAGACAATTTTTAGATTATCGCTTATAGCTCTAAAGgataatgtattttctttacagCACTCTGCATTCAAAGCAGACTAGCTAACAGCAACTTAAGTGCAATAACAGCAATTACATCAATGTGGGCTTTTCTGCCTCAAAAGTACTCTTAGACAACTAAAGGGATCAGATAAATAAACTATCATTTACTGATTTCAGGGTAATAATACACAACTTAAATGCCACTAAAAAAATGATCATCCTATTAAACTGAAGATTAAAATGTTAAgtgattaataattatttttccctccaaattttcacttttaaaagaaaaacaaggagttCTGAACATGAGGATAAAAAGCCCTCCTCTAATGAAAGGACATCAATTCACGGTCAAAATCAACCAACCATCAAAggtaaaactattaaaaatttgAGCTTACAAATCTCCAAACCATCCCTGAGATTCACTTTCATCTTGAAACTAGGTTTTAGGAAATctaaagctaaataaataaaaccaattaTTTCTCCAGAAGTTGAAGATAAAAGTTCTCCCTTGACCCATTTGCTCACcaaaaaatgattcaaatgacCCAAGTACTTGTTCTTACTTGTTTCTTCATTAATGGATATTGAGttgttaaaagaaattcaaagaacCTATCTctctgcaaatttaaaaaaagcaggaGCAAATAATGctataaatattaagaaaaacaaaccaacttTAAGCTGAATTCGCGAGTTCACTATGtttgataaaatacaaaaattgagACAAAATCAATATTCAAATTATCTCTATATACAATTCATGAAAAATTTGAGTATCACttagaaaaaaacctttttcaaACTTAAACTTGCAATAGAAGTTGCACTAACAAAGTTCATGTTGAGTTTTAATACTCAACTCTCCACTAATTTTACCTATTAATTTAGcaagcttattaaaaataaagtttccaaGGTATAGAAATGTGTCCTTTTATCACAAGATTTCTATTGTTTTACACACTAATTAAAAGCCTTTCTTAACCATTTTACTCATGTAACAAAGTGTAGGCCCTAGAAAAGTATTAAGTTAGAAGGAAAAGCTTTTTCACTCTTTCACTCAAGGGACCCCAAAAGACAGGCAACAGTGACTATTGTAAAATAAAAGGTCACCCTTTTTCTAGGAACAAACCATCtatcaaatagaaaataattgtCTTTCCATTTGCAAGGGCTCCACAGCAACAGACAATGTTTTTCGTTCACATAATTACAAAACAGTAAAAGTGCAGAAACACAGCCTGAATCCACCTCCCTATTTTTATCCTTTACAATTCTCATTGCCCTTTGGGCCTCCACTTGGAAGCAAATGGAAGACAGGCTGAAGTTTTCTCAATCGAGCTGAAGCTAAGAAACCTTTGATATGCTAATATCCCCTTCAAACGGTAAGAATTCACACTTGCATTAATTCAAACAATTTGTGCAGAATGATGTGAAATGGCACCTCTTTTAGAGGCAAGCAACAAAAGGAGAGAATCAGAATGTCTGAAGAAACTAAACAACAGAACATTTGTTCTGCAGTATTCTCTCTATCATGCATAAATGTATTGGAGGGTGGAAGGAGGGACAACAAAAAAGTTCCATAACACACCTGAACAGAAGTAGATTTTCTTATAAGGACTTTCTCAAGTATCATTATAAAGATAGAGTTATAACTAAGTTAGAGTTACAAAGTTACCTTTTACCTAGGTCAGGAGTCCCATCACAACTGGGAATGTTGCCAAAGACATCACACAAACTACTTTTCTGCTATGGACGCATTCTGCCGCCTTAGTGCCAATCTTTTAAGTTTTGTCCAAGATCAAACTTGATTTAGTAAGAGACAACCCAACAGGCAATTATTTACCAAACGGATGTGACTTTTCCTCATTGTGCAACTCGAGTCGAGCAAAGAGCAAACTCGGTGGGGCTCGTTCCAGACACAAACACTGACAGGGAAATGAATGGACAAACCACGTTCGTTAAATCTACGCCTCTGGAAGAGAGAAGTATACATAGTGTAAAGAATgcgaaagaaaatttaaaaattgggggcaggggcggggaggAGAGTGCCTAAGAACCTGGCCTTTGTAACGGGAACCATATGGTTGGTGGTTGCGGCTCAGACGCTCCCAGGCTGCTTGGAGAAGCTGCTCAGCAGCCTGACACCTTTCAAGGAACAGGAGGAAAACATTTCCTCGGTCTGAATCCAAGACAACACAGTTTGCATCAGGAAAAACGGAATGAGGGGGCCAGGCAAAGGGGAAAGGGTAAGGGAGGAGGAGTCCATACAAGATGGGGAAAGAGACGGACACCGCAGGACTTGCCCCTACAACTACGCTTTCAGAGGACAGAGTgaacagagaatagaaaaatatatgaatagaGACGTACGTTCCTTAGCCGCCGCTCAGCGACACTTTGGCACAAAGTAAAGCTTCCAGCGATTTCCCCTAACCCAAGCCCCGTAGTTTGGCGAAAGGAACAAACTTTCCTGATCCCCAGCGAAGGAGTCTCACAGGCGTGCCTCCCCACTGCTGGGGCGCTTTTGTCGCTCCGCTCGCCCTCGCCTCTCCACCAGAGGGTCTGGTGGCCCCAGCCAATCAAGGAGCCCACGCTCAGTTAGCCCCCCCGGGGGGGTGTCTCCCTTGCCTCGCGCTCCTCCCACGCCTTTTTCTCCCCGCCGCTCCCCAcccaacacccccaccccacaaaccAGGCTTCCCCGGGCTCCCAGCCCCAGCGCTAGACCAAGAGCCCACACCGCGTAACTTCGCCCGCAGGCCCAGCGCGGCCCGCTGCTGCCCTCTCACTGCGGGTGCAGGAGGCTCCCGGCCTCCCCAGGGCCCGCCGGGTGCCGGGCCCAGCCGCCCGCCCACCCCACGGGGCCGTCCCTAATCGTTGTCAGCCCTACCGCCGGCCCGGGCACATCTGGCTGCGCTTTGCTGTCATCCTCGCCTCTCCACACCACCTAACATAACCACCGACGAGAAGAAACAACCACCCGCAACAACTCATCCTATTtcatccccccgcccccaccgcccaCTTCCCCTGAACTCGCTCCCAGCGCTCGGCCTCCCCGCTTCACTTAGCCCGGGACGGGTCTGCAGGCAGGCGTGGCGGGCGGACAAGGGCGCGCTCCACGCCCGGCCTGGGGCCCCGCAGCCCAGTTGAGGGCGCGCCCCACCTTCCCCCTCCGCAGACGGCCTGTGAAAGAGCGAGCGGCACCTTCTGACCCaggctttgagaaaataaaaaaaatgccgAACCCAATTCTACTCTCCCTCCCGCCCCAAGAGACCCCTGTAACTAGACTGATGCCTCGAGAGCTTCACGACACTCGCTGGGCGAAGCAGCAGCAGGCTGGACGGAAAGGAGAGTTCTGCGGCTCCATTTccgaggagaggagggggaggaaggggaaggggcgaGCAGCCAGAGCCCGCGCGGATCTCCCCCTTGGCCCAGCCGAACATAAACAAACAGCCGAGCCCCAACTCACTcgcacctccctccacctccagcaTCCACCCCCAGGCGGGAGGCGCAAAGCAAACAGGTCTCCGCAGCCCGGCACAGAGGCACATTGTTCGCTCTCGCGGCTCTTACCTCGGTCTCTGAGCGCGCCCCAGGGGCGGGCCGTCTGGCGCGGGGGCCGGGCGGGGAGAGGCGCAGAGGGCAGCGGCCGCCCTGGCCGGGGAGGGCCGAGGCCGGCCGCGGAGTCCGCACGGGAGGCAGCGCCGCGGCTCGCCGGCCGGACACAGCGCCGCGGCTCGGCGCGTCCTCCTGcttggccgccgccgccgccgcctcctccagCCAAGCAGCCAGCGCCGGGCGGCTCCTGGGGTTAGGTCAACATTTTCCCGCAGTTTCCCACACGCCGCTCCGCGAGAGGGGTCTTTTGCACACGCGCACGCGGCCCCAGACCGCACGTTCCCACGGAAAGATAAGAAATTCGGGAAGAGCCCAGGGGGTGGCGGAGGCAAAAGCCCGACCGAGGTGCGCAGACTTGGGAGTCCCCTCGGAGCAGCAGCCGCGGGAGGGGCGGACAGACGCCGGCGCGCGAGGCCAACTCAGTTCATCAGGCGGAGCCCCTCAGCCCGCTGTCCGCGCTGGCCTGACTGGCATCCCTCGTGCCGACCCTGCGGCCTGGGACGGGAGCCGGCAGCGGCCCCTCCTCACATTTCGGGTCTCCGGGCCGAGGCTGAGCAGTGGCCGCTGCCCCACGAAAGGCTGAAGGCGAGGACTGGGGCTCGGGGAAGCGGGGAGGTGCTGGGACAAGCCACGCCACGCACAGCAACGGAGGGGAGATGCCCCCCTACCAAGGATCCCAAGGAATTCTCCGGTAAGCTCCAGATTTCTCTCCGGTACCTCTGCGTGTGTGAGCggagagtgagagggagagagagggagcgagagggagaggggaagagagacgGGGGAGTGCGAAGTCCTGACACAGACTCTCCGCGAGGTCTGAACTGGAGTCACCTCCAGCCTCCTCCGCCTCCTCTCCCCaaatccccacctccccacccccgcgAGTTCGGCTAATCATATAAACATATTAGCGTGTACAGCGGCAAAGGACaaatctctccctcctgattTTTCCAGCAAGGGGCTCAGGCAAACTCAAAAGAAGATTACAGGCAGCTAAGTACAAAACGTGGAGCAGATAATATATAACTCATTGCCGCCCAATGGCCATTTTCCACTCCATTTGAGCAGCTGCGGCGGTGATCTACCCGAGCGgggatgggggaggcaggggagcgAAAGGGGACACTTACGGGTTCGAGCCGTTCGGGTGGCGGTGGCGGTGACCCAGCAGCCGCCCGAGGACAGGCCAGCCCCGGCTCCGCCGGCGGGGCGGCCGCAGGGCTGtccgggcggcggcggcgagggACGCGCGCGCACGGCCGCGGAACGCGCCCCGGAGGAGGCCTGCGGTGGCTagcgcccctcccctccctcctgctcggCGCGCCCCCCCTCTCGGTCCCGGGGCTCCGCATCCAGCCCCCCGCGCCAATACACCCATTCCTTCCcgacccccacctccccaaactCCACTCACTGCGCGCTCGGTCCTCTGCGCGCTCCGCTGGCGCGCGCTCTCCATCCTGTCCACACACAcgcactttgaaaatatttattttatttctggaaCGGGGTGAAGGGTATTTGCGAGAGCCCGGGGGAGCGCGGGGCTCGGGCCTCGGAGGCGGGCGCAGGGGGCTGGCCGGCGGCTCGGGGCCCCCTCCCTTTTTCCCTCCAGGCCCGGGAGCTCTCTTCTCTCCTGCACTTCGGAGAGGCGCCCAGGATGCGTCTTTTACCCACCCCGTCTccaggttttctcttttcttagcgCAGCGAGCCGGAGGCCCCGAAAGTTTTAGTTTCCGCGGCCCTCCTTTTGTGTGACTGCTCCGAGGAGAAAGAACGTCTGTTCGCCTCGGCTGCCTCCGTCCGGCTGCGGCGCGCGGGGGACGCTCCAGGGTTAATGCGTCTTTGATACCTGAGATTTCCGGCGGGCTCGCTaatgaaacttacattttttaaaattgcgaTGACTTTTTCTTTGTAGTTACAGAGAGCTAGCCAAACTTTGACTTTATTGACTGTATTTCACAAGagcgttttgtttgtttttgattaaaCCCACCAGGATaagcaaaggaaggaaaggagactaCAAGGCTTTTTACTCGCAAGTGCATTCATCGTGCTGTTAGGTCTGTTTCCCTCATTTCCTCACATTGAAACTGCTTTTGCTCTTGTCCTCTGACCACACTTCCTTGCACCTCTCTGTTGGTAGTGTCAGCAAACAGCCTGGCAGCGCCAGCGATGGACCCAAACTGAAGAGAGCAGACCAGGACGGAGCAAATCATgctagaaaaatgtttaaaagccaGTTAAGTGTCCTTTGCATACGAATAAAATCAAACCGTAATTTttttataattacaaaatttCTGAGCTGAAAGTGACTACGTTTTCAGATGTATTTCTAAATCACTGTTTATACTAATGAATGCAGACATCAATTAAAGAAGcatgtttgcattggttttcaaGAAAAACTGATCCTCCAAGATTTAAAACCTCTAGAAAATAGGATGAAACTTGAGCTTCTCTGCTTTCAGAAACAATATGTACTTTTTGTTGCTGTGGGTATGCTGCAGTCATCATACTTCAGAAATCATTTCAAACAACAGTGTTATTAAAATGTCAACAGCAGACTGTTCAAAAGACATGAAGACTCTAAATACCTGTATTTTGTCACAAAGCCAGATATTTGTAGTACTAAACTAAATCCAGCTATTGGTCAAGTTTGTTCTCAATTTGCAAAAAATGATGTTAAAAGTACATATGTACAGATAGTAAACATGCTCTTTGTTTGATTCATTATAATTCTCAGATTAAAACAAGAATCCTTGATGATCAAAAATTTTTTCTACATACTGTATTGGTGTTTTAATATTCTCACCAATCCAAAAGATAAGAGGAGCCATTTAGAGCACTGGTGCTTTAAACTACATAAACACTTCCATTTGAAATTTCTTAGATAACATAACTCAAATGTTATCAATGCAAGATATCAAGTAGTCTGAAAAAAACACACTTATGCAGAGCTGGTGTGAAACCTTATTCCATTTTTACATCTGTCAAAATTTATACATACAACAGATCTacctagaaaaattaaatcaGGCTACTTTAAACACATTGAGAAGAAGGCAGAATTATAGAATTCCCATACCTTAGAGGTCATTTATATTATAGTCTCCTCTGGAACTTTATtccaaaggaaattattttattcaagaTCGTAAACCAAAATGTGTCAAACCAATAATAACTTGCATTTACCAAAAAATTTTAGCCCTTTCTTTTGTTCACATTTGAAGGTTTTTCATTCATCTGAGCAAGATTCACAAGAAGCCCCAATGAGTGCATAGATTAGACTAATCCTGTTTTCTTTGGGGAGGCAAAACTTGGGCTGAAGTTTTTTTATTTAGTAAGCTTAGTAAGTAATCAATAGAAAAATTTGCCTGAATTAAGCTGCCCATATGTTggctcatttacttatttatttaactctTTCAGAAAGAACCTCAGGAAGAACCACTGTCTACACTTCTTAGGTTTAACATTCTTTAATGCTCGGGACATAAGTGAGTCACTCTCCACTATGTTCCTAAAGAGACTACAAAAAAAGGAGAATGCCTGGGAGGGGGAAGTTGTCGGAAGTGGGTTAAAACTATAGGGAGTGGAAAATGCCTcaaacaagtttttaattttaattcaatagGATGTGTGTTTTATAGAGTTCAAAGGGTTCAACAGTTTTTTCCCTAAGAATATAATAAgcttgctgtttttaaaattacatctagATGTATTCCTTCTCTAggataatgttttaaatattaaagaatttttaatttattccttgCATTTTACACAGAGTAATACAACCTTATTTGTATCCACACAGGATTGGAACAGAGCACTTAACTTCACTGATACATTCAAGATTAAGTTGTTAGCCACAAACCTGCCATTACAACGGAACATttaaatgacacacacacacatccagaaAACATAATTTGCCTGACACTTCATGACAATTCAAAACATAATTTATAACAATACAGGTGTTATGGTAGAAAAAAACGAAATGAGAAGCTTAATAATGTCTGCAGATGTTAGCAAGCCAAGGGGAGTTATAGTCTATTATGCGTTCCCTACAATCCAATCAATGTAACTGCTCAATCTGTACTATTATTTAAGTAATGGCAAAATCATTGACTTATTCATAATACTTgctaattgttttaaaaaataaattctacaaaGGACAAAGGAAACAtccatttccatttgttttatgtTAAATCAACATCTAACCACTCATGGTGATTTCattcaaagaaaacagaaggaactcaTTAGCTTATGTGGTTTGAGAGATTGATGGGCTTCAAACATTTTAAccatacatgtttttttttccaactgtagaaactcatgtttttaatttaagcTACTTTAAGAAACTAAAGATTATTTTATTCAATGGGTTCACATATTTCTCATACAGAAATTATGCTAATTTTAAAGCTATTTACCATCTAGGCATCTTTGTTGAAAGTGATGAGGTTACTGTCAAAATAcaattatgaataacaaaagaattggtaccaatttaaaaaatctgaagaagGATGAAAATGGGCATGGTTGCAAAATATTGTGATTAGTATAAGCCAACAGATCACAGTGAGTAACTTCTTCAGTGCCCTACTCTGGCAAACTTGGATATAGATAAGCCAGTTCTAAAAGGGGCTGCATAGGggtgggcctgggtggggcagggaggagatcCAGGTCTTGACAGAAGGCCAAAAATTGTGTGAAGTTCAATCTACACGCTGGGGgtaaattgtatttattatttttgcctgTGATGAGAGCTCTGTGAGagttctaaaataaacaaataaaaaaaatgtgtaactggTCTGGTTTCtaatacagaaatagaaataaaatagctGGAGTTCATcctaaactgtgtgttcccttttcttcatcgTTACTGTTCAATGACGCTTAGTGCTGAAACTAGTTTTCCCTActctagaaaataaatattttaaagctctaGAGCAGATCAAAGCAGTATGCAAATACCAAACAACCAGAACTGGTTGAACGTTCCtagctttgtttttcattttcgcTTTGCCATGCGTGTAGGctgaaaagaaatcaaaactcATTTTCCGTGAGAGCAGAAACATATGAAAGCATTTGGCAAAGCCAGTAAGTTTTTAACTATTGCCCGGTTCTCTCCAGGCTGAGGAAATCTTGGTCTAAGAAAGCCAAACCCTATCTGAAAGGTAGAGATGCAGTCTCCAAAAGTGATGACAGTTTTAACTATATTATAGGTATGATTATGGTATAGTGGGCTTAATGATATTATCTAGAAGTCTATaatcatatatattattaaataccTGGCATTTTGTAAttaatacttctttaaaaatccaCTGAAACAACTGGTAGCATGACTTTCTGTGCAGAGTTTATCTACGTATAACTGTGTATAAAGGATGATACTATTTTTACACCATTATGATGCTCAACAGTAAGCAAGTTTAAAAAGATATCCTTCATAATCATTGCCCATTGAGTCTGACACAACTCAGAGGTAGTCTTTCTTTCCCATAGATTGTTCCCATAGCGGTTGGTAATCTCTGCACCTTGAAGATTTTCTATAATCGTGTCTTATACATCTTCTATCAGTGTTTTTGTCAAACCAGAAAGTGTAACTATAACAACACTCATTTTATACAAAATTGTCTATGACTtctgataataatttttttaccATAAGTACTTATAACcaaatattttcctatttatgTAGTTTAAAATGGGCCTCCTCGTCcctttttaatatatgaaaaccTCTCTCGATAATACAGGTGAAAttcctttacatttaaaaaaaattgttcgaGTTAAACTAAGAGTAACCTAAAATTACAactctttgttttaaatataaaacgtTTAAATGGGCAGTTCTTGGTAAAGCAACATGCGCGGCTTGGGTGAGAACAAAAGCAAGGCAGTGGTTAATAGTAAAGGCAACTCCACTTCTCTTGAATCTGAACCCTCCAAGATAACCAAATAGCAATTTCACAGAAGTCTAAATTGAATTTTTAGTGCCTCTGAGAACATGACTTTGATTATTCATGTCATAGTTCACCGTAGTATGGCAAAACTTGCAAAAGGCTTTTAAGAGTcagaaaataaactcacaaataccctctttgcattttagaaagtGAGTCAAAGATACAGTTACTTGACACATAAGATTTCATATTAGAGTACACTGAAGTTATCCTAATGATATAGCATAAAACagtaattataatatatatgattttagtattttttaaagacaaacttgttttgtttcagttttgaaaatatttcataatctaAAATTGTGTAACATGAGATGTTTGACCTTGTCTTTTTGATCCTTCTGATCATACATATTAGCTGTTACAAacttcattcattattttttctctaattACTATGATGGTTATTTTTTAACTCcacttatcttttttattttaaagaggtttttatttgttgtatatattttaataaaaaataaatctgagcGTGTGGAAACTAGAACAacaatttgcaaagatttttcttCTAAACCTATTCTCATCATAGTTTTCTTGATAAGATAATAGAATGTTGCCATCTCTAttttcaagaataatttaaatctTTATAATTAAGTTCTCAACTTATTGCAACTCTTTACAATGCATTCTTAAAGTCACTATGAAATCAATCACTTAGGTCCTAGACCAAACAATGATGTAATAGGCATATGATTTTGTGATAAGTAAAAGTGTATTAG carries:
- the LOC141579698 gene encoding uncharacterized protein LOC141579698 is translated as MPNPILLSLPPQETPVTRLMPRELHDTRWAKQQQAGRKGEFCGSISEERRGRKGKGRAARARADLPLGPAEHKQTAEPQLTRTSLHLQHPPPARPRGGPSGAGAGRGEAQRAAAALAGEGRGRPRSPHGRQRRGSPAGHSAAARRVLLLGRRRRRLLQPSSQRRAAPGVRSTFSRSFPHAAPREGSFAHAHAAPDRTFPRKDKKFGKSPGGGGGKSPTEVRRLGSPLGAAAAGGADRRRRARPTQFIRRSPSARCPRWPDWHPSCRPCGLGREPAAAPPHISGLRAEAEQWPLPHERLKARTGARGSGEVLGQATPRTATEGRCPPTKDPKEFSVSANSLAAPAMDPN